CGTAATCCACATAGTTGCTTACAATATCGCCTTTTCCGCCAGGATTTGTCCAAGGGTTGTAGGGACCACTGGCATCTCCCCACCAATTCCACTCTGCATCGACGAAGCCTGGACCGCCAGCCAGGTTCTGGACTCCGAACATGGTGTTACCAAAGATGTTATTGTAGGTCAACACAGTATTAGCGCTGGTAAGGCACGCCCCCCCTCCATCTGGCGCTGTATTGTACGCAATGGTGTTATTGCGACAGATACACCTGTCGCCACCGCCATAGATACCGCCTCCTCGCAAATCGGCAGTGTTGTAAACAATCAAATTCCATTCGATAATTCCATAACCTGAAATCGCACCTCCGGTGGTTGAACGATTGTTTTCGATCACATTTCCGCGAATTGTGGCTGAACCTCCCCCGATCGCTGCCCCCTGTGCACCGGGTGCGTAGCCATGGCGTATTGTGAACCCCTCAACCACAGCCAGTGAATCAGAGCGAGAGAAGCTAATAATGGGGTCTCCGGGCTGACTTAGGCCATTAATAATGGTGGAGTCAGGACCGAACTCGCTCCTGAGCACAATGGCTGGGACGTTTTCCGGCCACTTTACACGCAGAGTCTCGTGGTCTGCGAAATAGAGGCCAGGGGCTGCGAGAATGGTGTCCCCT
This genomic stretch from candidate division TA06 bacterium harbors:
- a CDS encoding T9SS type A sorting domain-containing protein produces the protein MHPQKQKLEGGMRGIFIVCVILVMFPCLLQAKTIHCYPDSWPNIPQAFTLADSGDTILAAPGLYFADHETLRVKWPENVPAIVLRSEFGPDSTIINGLSQPGDPIISFSRSDSLAVVEGFTIRHGYAPGAQGAAIGGGSATIRGNVIENNRSTTGGAISGYGIIEWNLIVYNTADLRGGGIYGGGDRCICRNNTIAYNTAPDGGGACLTSANTVLTYNNIFGNTMFGVQNLAGGPGFVDAEWNWWGDASGPYNPWTNPGGKGDIVSNYVDYDPWLTVPGIAEMEVQPKTSPERTISLYIYPNPCYGNTKIHYSLPISGYVNISVYDVSGRLVTTLRDGHIASGIYSEMWNAGNLPSGSYVCRVAVEGSVETEKVIVLSR